In the genome of Lynx canadensis isolate LIC74 chromosome X, mLynCan4.pri.v2, whole genome shotgun sequence, one region contains:
- the ZNF630 gene encoding zinc finger protein 630, which yields MMESQELVTYEDVAVDFTQEEWQRLDPAQKILHRDVMLEIYSHLVSVGCSGISPGIIFKLEHEEDPWTMKSELSRWIHSDREKSLDSSQQIISEELSFQKEILEKAPKDNSLYYLLKVWRIDGQTHKYQGNQDRVLKQVTVINHETLTKEKGPKYNTLGNSFGGCINLDPSSKKLHNFDLCEKNLESNLDSLICNRSHTRKNPIERFGCRSPPSFSDSCSVPEKIYTGMKPCGHGQCEKFLSHKQVHIQYKKGQAGKKPNVCGECGKGFIKKSQLIIHQRIHTGEKPYVCGDCGKAFSEKSHLIVHQRIHTGEKPYECTKCGRAFSQKSPFIVHQRVHTGEKPYECSECQKAFSQKSHLIIHQRVHTREKPFECSECGKAFCEKSHLFIHQITHTGERPYECTECGKTFPRKTQLIIHYRTHTGEKPYKCTECGKTFCQQSHLIGHQRIHTGEKPYVCNDCGKAFSQKSHLTGHQRLHTGEKPYICTVCGRAFSQKSPLIIHQRIHTGEKPYECSDCGKTFSQKSPLIIHQRIHTGEKPYECTECGRAFSLKSHLIIHQRAHAGEKPYECNESGKALCETSPLAVHQRTHTREKPTESAEYGMAFSQNSQMIAYQRTHTAEKPSNCSDCGKVFCQHIHFTGHQNQHRRETSYKY from the exons GAACTAGTGACCTATGAAGATGTGGCTGTGGACTTCACCCAGGAGGAGTGGCAGCGTCTGGACCCTGCTCAGAAGATCCTACACAGAGATGTGATGCTGGAGATCTACAGCCATCTGGTCTCTGTGG GGTGTTCAGGTATAAGTCCAGGTATAATCTTCAAGTTGGAACATGAAGAGGACCCATGGACCATGAAGAGTGAGTTGTCAAGGTGGATCCACTCAG acaGGGAGAAAAGCCTTGACTCTTCCCAGCAGATCATTTCTGAAGAACTTTCATTTCAAAAAGAGATATTGGAAAAAGCCCCAAAGGATAATTCATTGTACTACCTTTTAAAAGTTTGGCGTATTGATGGTCAGACACATAAATATCAGGGAAACCAAGACAGAGTTTTGAAGCAAGTCACAGTCATTAACCATGAAACATTGACCAAGGAGAAAGGCCCCAAATATAACACACTTGGAAACAGTTTTGGTGGGTGCATAAACCTTGATCCTTCAAGTAAAAAACTCCATAATTTTGATTTATGTGAAAAGAACTTGGAATCTAATTTAGACTCACTGATATGTAATAGGAGCCATACAAGAAAGAACCCCATTGAGAGATTTGGATGCAGGAGCCCACCTAGCTTTAGTGATTCCTGTTCTGTACCTGAGAAAATTTACACTGGCATGAAACCTTGTGGACATGGTCAATGTGAAAAATTTCTCAGTCATAAACAAGTCCATATTCAGTATAAAAAAGGTCAAGCTGGTAAGAAACCCAATGTTTGTGGTGAGTGTGGGAAAGGCTTTATTAAGAAGTCACAACTTATTATACATcaaagaattcatactggagaaaaaccGTATGTATGTGGAGATTGTGGAAAAGCCTTCAGTGAGAAATCACACCTCATTGTGCATCAGAGGATTCATACTGGGGAGAAGCCCTATGAGTGTACTAAGTGTGGGAGGGCCTTCTCCCAGAAGTCACCCTTCATTGTTCATCAAAGagtccacactggagagaaaccctatgaatgttcTGAGTGTCAAAAAGCCTTCTCTCAGAAGTCACATCTCATTATACATCAGCGAGTTCACACTAGAGAGAAGCCCTTTGAatgtagtgaatgtgggaaagccttctgTGAGAAGTCTCACCTTTTTATACACCAGATAACTCATACTGGGGAGAGACCCTATGAATGTACTGAATGTGGGAAGACCTTCCCTCGGAAAACACAACTCATCATCCATTATAGAAcacatactggagagaaaccctataagTGTACTGAATGTGGAAAAACCTTTTGCCAGCAGTCCCACCTCATAGGGCATCAAAGaattcatacaggagagaaaccttatgtGTGTAATGACTGTGGAAAAGCCTTTTCCCAAAAGTCCCACCTTACTGGACATCAAAGgcttcacactggagagaaaccttatatATGTACAGTGTGTGGAAGAGCCTTCTCTCAGAAATCACCTCTTATTATACACCAGAGAATTCATACAGGGGAGAAACCCTATGAGTGTAGTGACTGTGGCAAAACCTTCTCCCAGAAATCACCCCTCATTattcatcagagaattcatacaggGGAGAAACCCTATGAGTGTACTGAGTGTGGAAGGGCATTTTCCCTGAAGTCACATCTCATTATACATCAGAGAGCTCATGCTGGAGAGAAACCATATGAATGTAATGAATCTGGAAAGGCCTTATGTGAGACGTCTCCACTAGCTGTACATCAAAGAACTCATACTAGGGAGAAACCCACTGAATCTGCTGAATATGGTATGGCCTTTTCCCAAAATTCACAGATGATCGCATATCAGAGAACACACACAGCAGAGAAACCCTCCAACTGCAGTGACTGTGGGAAGGTGTTCTGCCAGCACATACACTTCACTGGACATCAGAACCAACATAGGAGAGAAACCTCATATAAGTACTGA